The following nucleotide sequence is from Pseudomonas sp. S09G 359.
CCGCTGACCGAACAGACCGGCCTGCCCTACGCCTCGACGGTGCGCAGCAAAGATGAAGGTGCTGACTTGCGCAGCCGCGGCCAGGAGGTCGGGGTCATGCATGCTTGTGGTCACGATGCGCATATGGCCATGGCGCTGGGCGTGGCCGAAGTGTTGGCGGCGCATCGTGAACAGTTGCCGGGCACGCTCAAACTGATTTTCCAGCCGGCCGAGGAAGGGCCGCCGCTGGGCGAACAAGGCGGCGCGCAACTGATGATCAAGGAGGGCGCGCTGCAAAACCCAGCACCCGCAGTGATCTTCGGTATCCACGTCACCGCCGGCACGGCAGGTACCTTCACCCTCAGCCGGCAACGCACCACCGCGGCTGCCGATACCTTCGTCGCACGGATTGTCGGGCGCCAGACCCACGCCGCCTTCCCCTGGACCGGTATTGACCCGGTGCCGGTCGCAGCCCAGGTGATCCTGGCCTGGCAGACCATTCCCAGCCGCCAGTCAAACCTCAGCCTGCTACCGGCGCCGGTGATCTCGGTGGGCCGTATCACCGCCGGTGACCGGCATAACATCATCCCTGCCGAAGTGCGGCTGGAGGGCTCGATCCGTACCGTCAGCGATGAACAGCGCGAGGACGTTTTGCAGCGCATGACCCGCACCGCCGAGAACATCGCCGAAGCCTCGGGGGCCTCCGCCACCGTGGAGTACCTGCCCGGCAATTACCGCGCAGGCTACAACGACACGGCGTTGGTGGACCAGTTGCTGCCAGTGCTGCAACAGGTGTCGACCACCCCGGTGCGAATCGACAACGGCACCTATGGCGCCGATGACTTTGCCGAGTACGCCCGCCAGATCCCCGGGATTTTCATGCGCATGGGCGTCACCCCACCGGCGCTGGAGGGCAAGACGGTTTGGCCCACGCACTCGCCGGGGTTCCAGGTGGATGACCCGAGCCTGGCGGTGGGGATTCGCGCATTGAGCCGCATGACTCTGAGTTACATGGCCGCGCATTCGGCCGAATAGATGATGGTTTGCGCGCAATCTTCAGCGACGGCCCGGCGCGTGAAGTACGTATCGCCTTCGTCGGTCAGAATCTCGTAGTCGACTTTACGGGTAGCGCTGGCGTGTTTGATGATTTTCAGCACGCGCTGGAATTTCACGCTTTGCGTGCCGTTCTGGTTGGGCCCGGTGAGCACACTGACATTTTGAAACCAGCCCGCGTGGTGCTTGTTGTTGACCAGGGCGCTGGTCATCGCCTCGAACCGCTCCAGGCGTGTGAAGCCCCACAGCGTTTGCTCCGCGACGGTCGCGTCGGGCGTGGCAGCGCCGGTAAACACGAACAGGTTGATCGCCGGGCTGTCTTCGCAAAAGAAGTCATACGGGACCAAGCCGTCAACCATTTTCCTGCCGGGCACGAAGCCCTTTTTATGTACCTGAAACATCGCCACCTCCACTCAATCAATGGCGATAAGTCTAATCAGGCGCGACGTACAGGGCGGTCAAGCCAATGTAATGTCGTGTAAAGATAGCGCGCTGTGCAGGTTCACCTCCACGGTCAGCCCGCCGTTCGCTTCGTTGTGCGCCGTGATCGTGCCGCCGTGCATTTGCACGGCCCGCGCCGCGATGGCCAAGCCCAGGCCAAAGCCTACGCTGGCATCGCCCACGCCCCGTTCGAACGGCTGGAAGATGCTGCGTAGCCGGTGGTTTTCAACGCCTGGCCCCTGGTCGCTGACCTGCACGCGCAGGCGGTTCGCTTCGGGGTTGACCTGCGCGGTAACCTGCACCGTGGTGTCCGGCCGGGTGTAACGCACGGCATTGCGGATCACGTTCTCGAAGCAGCGGTACAACAGCTCGCCACTGACACAGGCAATAAACGGCGGGCACGCTTGCAGGTGTACGCGGCAGCCTTTGATCCCCGCTTCGAACTGTGCATCTTCGACGATCATCGCCAGCAGTTCGACGATATCCACCGGCTCGCGCTCAATGCTATCGGGCCGGCCTTGCAGACGCGCCAGGGTCAGCAGCGCCTCGATCAGGGTGTCCATGCGCACGGATTCACGCTCGATGCGTCCGAGCATTTCCAGGCGCGTGGCATCCTGGCGCAGCAGGCCGATGGCCGCCTGCAGACGGGTCAGCGGTGAGCGCAGTTCGTGGGAGATGTCGTGCAGCAACTGTTGCTGGGCTTCCACCAGCACCTTCAGCTGGTTGGCCATGCGGTCGCAGTCTTCGGCCAAATCGACGATTTCATCGCGGCGCTTGCCCATCGCGGGTTTGACCCGGGTTTCGAAGCGCCCCTGCGCCGCGTCGCTCATTGCCCGGCGCAGGTACGCCAGGGGCCACGCCAGGTAGTACGCCATGTAGCCGCTGAACAGTGCGCTCATCAGCGTGCCGATGATCAACGGCATCTGCGGCCAGGGCCGGCCATGTTCATCCGGCATGTGAGTGGAGCGAATCGACAGCGTCAGGCCCTCTTTGCTGACGACCGAGCGCTCATAGGCCGGCTGCGCAACTGGCAACCCTGCGCGTAATTGACCCGCGCTGTCGTAGATGCCGATGGCCTCATCCTTCGGACGCTCCCAGACCGTAAGGAGCTGGCCGGCCGCCTCGATACCGAATTGCTGCAGCAGTTGCTCTTCGGCCGCCAGGATGGTTTGCACATGCGGATCGTTCGGGCGGAAGCGGCCCAGTTCAAGCACGCCCACCCCCACCAGAAACGTCAG
It contains:
- a CDS encoding amidohydrolase, yielding MLPVKTAGFFLLMLSGSLSAAEPWDALDNQINQALPGVITLRHAIHQQPELGNREFHTGERIAQRLRELGLEVQTGIAHTGVIGILRGGKPGPVVAIRAELDALPLTEQTGLPYASTVRSKDEGADLRSRGQEVGVMHACGHDAHMAMALGVAEVLAAHREQLPGTLKLIFQPAEEGPPLGEQGGAQLMIKEGALQNPAPAVIFGIHVTAGTAGTFTLSRQRTTAAADTFVARIVGRQTHAAFPWTGIDPVPVAAQVILAWQTIPSRQSNLSLLPAPVISVGRITAGDRHNIIPAEVRLEGSIRTVSDEQREDVLQRMTRTAENIAEASGASATVEYLPGNYRAGYNDTALVDQLLPVLQQVSTTPVRIDNGTYGADDFAEYARQIPGIFMRMGVTPPALEGKTVWPTHSPGFQVDDPSLAVGIRALSRMTLSYMAAHSAE
- a CDS encoding ATP-binding protein, which codes for MTKPSLLFWKLFLAFWLATTLTFLVGVGVLELGRFRPNDPHVQTILAAEEQLLQQFGIEAAGQLLTVWERPKDEAIGIYDSAGQLRAGLPVAQPAYERSVVSKEGLTLSIRSTHMPDEHGRPWPQMPLIIGTLMSALFSGYMAYYLAWPLAYLRRAMSDAAQGRFETRVKPAMGKRRDEIVDLAEDCDRMANQLKVLVEAQQQLLHDISHELRSPLTRLQAAIGLLRQDATRLEMLGRIERESVRMDTLIEALLTLARLQGRPDSIEREPVDIVELLAMIVEDAQFEAGIKGCRVHLQACPPFIACVSGELLYRCFENVIRNAVRYTRPDTTVQVTAQVNPEANRLRVQVSDQGPGVENHRLRSIFQPFERGVGDASVGFGLGLAIAARAVQMHGGTITAHNEANGGLTVEVNLHSALSLHDITLA